The nucleotide sequence ACCAGAAAGACCCGCTCGTCGAGTACAAAAAAGAGAGCTTCAACCTCTTTACGGAGCTGATCGAGACGATCAAGTACGACACGATCAAGACGCTGCAGATCATCCGCTTCCAGCTCCGTTCGCCGGAGGAGGAGGCCGAGGCCTTCGCCCGGGCGCAGGAGATCGAACGCAAGCAAAAAGAGATGCAGATGCAGCTCAACCGCGAAAGCGACGCCGCAGCCGATATCCCTGCAGCAAAGAAGCCGGCCCGCAACGACCCGTGCCCCTGCGGCAGCGGTAAAAAATACAAGAACTGCTGCGGGCAGAGCGGACCGAAGAAAGGGGCGTTCGCCTCTTGAAAACACAGCGCAGCCTGACGAACTACCTGCTGCGCCGCTTTCTGCGGTTTGACCGGGAGCAGCCCTTTATCTTCCTCTCCGCAATGCTCGCCTTCCTCGGCATCATGCTCGGTGTCATGGTTCTCATCATCGCCATGGCGCTGATGAACGGTTTCGACAACGAGTTCAAGAAGAAACTCACCATCATGAACTATCCGCTCACCATCGTGCCGCGCTTTTACGGAAGCGTGAACACGTCGCTGCTGCTGGACCTGGAACATGATTTCCCCCAACTGAAATTCAGCCCCTATGTCGCCGCTTCCGTCATCGCCCGCAGCGGTTCTCAGCTCGAGGGGGGCTACCTTTTCGGCGTCGATTACCAGGCCGAAAGGGAGGTGAACCCTGTCGTGGCGAAGGCGCTCGAGACCTTGCCGGAAGGGGGTTTCAAAGTCGTCGTCGGTGAAGCGCTGCTGGAATCGTTTGCGCTGACCGAAGGGGACCGGCTGATGTACATCTTCACCCAGATCGAGCCGGGGGGACTTGCGGTGACGCCGAAGCTCAAACGCTTCGTCATCGCCGGGGCCTTCGATTCGGGCCTGAGTGCGTATGACAAAGCCTACAGCTATACGGATCTGCATTCCCTGCAGACGATCATGCACCTGCCCGACAACGTCTACGACGGCATCCATATCATGACCGACGACCCGCAGGCGGTAATAGAGGAGGTCCGCAAGGTTCTCCCCGCCGGGGCACGCATCAAAGGGTGGTGGGAAGACAACGTCAACTTCTTTGCCGCGCTGGAGCTGGAAAAACGTTCGCTCTTTATCGTCTTGATGCTCATTATCCTCATCGCGGCCGTCAATATCATCTCGTCGCTGCTGATGACGGTCATGAACCGCCGCAGCGAGATCGCGCTGCTGATCTCGCTCGGCGCATCGCCTGCGCAGATCAAAAAGCTCTTTTTGAAGCTCGGCGTGGTCATCGGGATCGGGGGGATCGTCACCGGCGCCATCCTGGGCCTTTCGGGCGTCTGGGTGCTGCAGACCTTCGACATCATCTCGCTGCCGAAACACGTCTACCCGACGGCACGCCTGGCACTGGACCTCTCCTGGCAGGATTTCGTTTCCATCCTCGGCGGGGCCTTCGCCATCGTCGTGCTCTCCTCGTGGTACCCGGCCAAGAAGGCGAGCGAAGTCGACGTCCTGACCGTGCTGCGCAACGAGTAGCCCTTTTCGCGCCCCGGGGCGCCCCGTTGATCTTTTCCGCTTACTGCAAAACCCTACCAAATTGTCCTGTTTATAATAATACTATCGATAATCACTATCAAATTAAAGCTTTCTCGAAGAATATTTTTTGCATACTTTCAAAACGATTATGATTATCAATAATGGAGAAAAGATGAAAAAAGAGTGTGTTGCAGGACTTGGAATCCTCATGATGCTGCTCGGCGGCTGTAACGATACGAACGAAAGCGGGCTCGATCCGCAGAAGGTGACGCTCGGGGAAGCGTTTTTCAATGACACGAACCTGTCCAATATGGGCAATCAGTCCTGTGCCTCCTGCCACGATGCGGCACACGCCTTCAGCGAGGCGCGGACGCAGACGGCCCAAAATGATTTCGGTGCCGTCTCCATCGGGGATGACAACGTTTCACTCGGGGACCGTAACGCCCCGACGGCCATGTATGCCGCGTATTTCGCCGCGTTCCATTTCGATGACGAAGCGGGCGAGGGCGAAGGCGGCGGCGGGCTCTGGCTCGGCGGCCAGTTCCATGACGGCCGGGCTGCGGATCTTACGGCCCAGGCGAAGGGCCCCTTCCTGAACCCGGTGGAGATGCAGATGCCCGACCTTAACAGTGTCGTGGCACGTGTCAAGGTCAATCCGGCGTACGTGACGGAAATGACCGCGCTGTACGGGGCGGATGTTTTTGATGACGATACCGTCGCCTATGAGGCGGTTGCGGATGCCATCGCGGCTTTTGAGAAGAGCGATGTTTTTGCTCCGTTCGATTCGAAGTACGACCGCTGGCTCAAAGGCGAAGCGGAGCTGACGGAGCTGGAGCGCAGAGGGCTGGAGCTGTTCGTCCGCGAGGACAAGGGCAACTGTGCTGCCTGCCACCCCAATTTCGGCTCGGACGGCGCCCCGGCGCTCTTTACGGACGGTACCTTCGATAACCTCGGCGTGCCCGTCAATGAAGCGGTCCGCACCGACCCGAACAACCCGTTGAGCGGCGTGGCGGGTTACCGTGACCTCGGCCTGGGCCAGACGACGGGCGACAGTTCGCTGAACGGTGCGTTCAAGGTGGCGACGCTGCGCAATATCGCGGTCACGGGACCGTATATGCACAACGGGGTGTTCAAGACCCTCAAGGCGGTGGTCCACTTCTACAACACCCGTGACGTGACGGATGCCCTGAACCCGGAGACGGGAGCGCCGTGGCGGACGCCCGAAGTCCCCGAGACGATCAATGTGGACGAACTGGGCAACCTGGGGCTGAGCGAAGAGGAGGAAGACGCCATCGTCGCCTTCCTCAAAACCCTGACGGACGCCCGGTACGAATCCCTGCTGTAACGATTGATTCGGCCCCGCCATTGCGCTATACTGTTAGAAAAAACGGAGGGCCGATGTCCATTGAAGGGTTGATGCTGAGTGCTGCCGCGTTGCTGCTGGTAATGGCGGTGGGACTCTTCTATCTGATCGTACGCCGGATCCGCAGTGCCGAGCGCGATGACAATGCACGGATGGAGAAGCTGGGCGAATCGCTGATGGAGAAGCTGGAGTCGCAATCGCTCTCCGAGGAGCAGAAGGCGAAGATCGCCGAGGCGCTCAAAGAGATCAGGGGGCGTTAAGCGCTCAGAGGATCGCCCAGAGCACCAGCGGCGGGTAGACGACGAAGCCGGCGTAGGGCATCCACTTGGCCAGCGGCATGATCAGCATCTCCTGCAGCTGGGCCGAGGCCTCCTGTTTGTCGAAGATCTGCTGCATCAGGACGATCTTCGTGGCGATATCGATCGTTTTGATAAAGAGCAGCAGCACCGCCGGCAGCGTCATCTGTGTTTCCAGGATGAGCCAGATCGCGAAGTAGTAGGTCGGGTGCAGCAGCAGGAAGTAAAAGATGCTCTTGTCGTAGCGCCGCCGGATGCGGATGAGCATCTCCAGCATCGTGGGCGCCTTCTGCCAGGCGACCTCGAAACCTTCGAGGAACAGGTAAAAAACTGTCACTGCCAACATGATCTCCATCTGTTCGTTCCCAATCTTTGTTAAAATACCGCCATTATACCAAGGGCAGTGCATGAACGTTACCTACACGACGAAAAATGAAGAGAATACCCCGGTGACCATTGAGGCCAACCTCGATTTTGAACCCCAAAGCGACGATACGGTCTGGATGCTCTGGTGCTTCGTACCGCTGAAGACGCCGGACGCGGAGGGCGGCTGCGGCGAAGCGGAACGCGCGGTGCTCGATACGATCAGGGAGACCCTTGGCGAACGGCTTGAGCTGCGCAACGGGGCGCTGTATGCCGGGATGCGCCTGCAGGAGGGGTGGGCGGAACTCTATTTCTATGCCGCCTGGAGCAAGGGGGCCGAGCAGCAGTTCCGCGACCTTTTCAAGCAGCATGGCTACGGCCAGATCGAGTACGGGGCCACGCGTGATACCCATCATGCCTTTTACCACGACACGCTTGCGCCCGACCCGTTTGAGCTGCAGCAGGCGAAAAGCGCCGAGATCATCGCCGAGCTTGCGGCCGCCGGCGATGACCTGAACGTGGCACGTCCGGTGGAACACTACCTCTTTTTCCAGACGCACAGTGCCATGCAGCGTGCCGCCGCGGCCCTGGCCGAAGAGGGCGTGCGGATTGAAACGGACCTGGAAGAGGAGGGGCATTACCCCTACGGAATGCTTTACGAGCGGACGCACGCCTGCACTCCGGAGGCCCTGGAAGAGGTGACGCTGCCGCTGCTCGAAACCGTGCTCGAGGCCCACGGTATCTACCTGGGATGGAGCACATCGCTGGCCGGAAGCGAGGGGTGAGCATGCGGAAGTGGCTGCTGCGGCTGCTCTGGGTTGCCGCCGCGCTGCTGATCTCCCTGCGCTACCGTGTCAGGGCCGTCGGACGCGAACGCGTCCCCGCCGCCGGGGCGGTCCTGCTGCTGGGAAACCACGTCAGCTGGCTGGACTGGCTCCTCGTGCAGATAGCACTGCGCCGCCGTCTGCTGCGCTACATGATGGAGCGTTCCATCTACGAATCGCCGGTGCTGCGCTGGATGTTCCGGCTCGGGCGGACGATTCCCGTCTCTTCGAAAGCCTCGAAGCAGGCATTTGAGGAGGCGGCGGCGGCACTGAACGCGGGGGAGGCGGTCGGCATCTTCCCCGAAGGGGGCATCAGCCGCCGCTGCGAAATAGAAAAGTTTTACCGTGGATTTGAGATAATAGCGTCACAAAGTCACCAGGGAGAGATCGTGCCGTTCTACATCGAGGGGATGTGCGGCAGCCGACTCTCCTACACCCGGAAAACCCACGCCGGCCGGCGCTGGTCGCTTCGGCGTCCGGTCACGGTCGTTTTCGGGGCCCCGATGCCCCTTGGCAGCAGCGCGGATACGGTGCGCGGCGCCGTTATGCAGTTAAAGGATACTATTGCTCAATAAACCGGAATACACCCTCTTCAAAAACACGCGCTATGCCCTGAGCGGCCTCATCGAGGTGATCCGCAACGAGAGCTCTTTCAAACTGCAGCTGCTGCTCTTTTTCGGCATGGGCACTTTTGCATGGCTGCTGCCGATCTCGCCGCTTTACAGCGCGGTGCTGAGCATCTCCCTTTTCATCCCGCTCCTGGCCGAGCTGGCCAACAGCGCGGTCGAGCGCGTCGTAGACCTCGTGACACTCGAATACCACGAACTGGCCAAACGGGCCAAAGACGCCGGGGCGGCGCTGGTCTTCGTTTCGCTCGTGATGACCGGCGCGATCTGGATCAGTACGCTGCTGATCGCTTTTTACTTCTGAGCCTTTTCCGAACTCGTATTGGCATCTGACGCGTACTTGCTCGGAAGCTCCGGGGTGTACCCGTTGGCGATGTCGAGGCAGCGCCGGTAGGCGGTATCACAGGACTCGTAACAGGCTGAGGATGCATTCTCCATGCCGTCACATTTCGCGATACAGGCGCTGTTCCTGTCGTCGCACACCTCCATCGGATCCTTCTCTTCGGCATGGACTGCAAGTGCCGCAAGCAGCAGACACGTTCCCCAGACTAACTGTTTCATGATGCGTATTCTCCTCCCGGCGTGGCGGGCGTTTCTTTGATATAGGGCAATGGAATAACCGGCTAAATTATAGCGCTGTTTTTGCAAAAAAAGGAGTATAATTTCAGGTTTGCACTTGTTTTAGTTTTGGCCGCCGCCGGGCGGTCATGGCGGGCATTGCCCATGCTCGGCGCCGATGGGCGCTGTACTATTTGAGGTCGAAATGACGATTTCTGATATTGAAATGGAAATGAAGTTGAACGGCGTAGAGGAAGCGGATATCGCTTCGATTCTTGCGGTTTGTAAAACAAAGGGATATGCCCCCGAAACGCTTGACGAAGAGCTGGAAAAACGGGGCTACGAGCGTATCTTTACTTATGATTTTGAAGACGAAGCTTCCTGGGAGGACGATGACGACGATGAGTTTGCACCGATCGAACGTTTCCCCCACAAGCATCGTTTTGACGACGAGTGAGCCCCATGGAACCGCGACAGCTACTGCAGCAATACTATGAGATGTGGAACGACAAGGATTTTTCCAAAGCCGATGCGCTCCTTGACCCGGATGTCCGTTTCCGCGGATCGCTGGGAATAGAAGCCAACGGCCTTGTCGGATTCAAAGACTATGCCGATCTGTTCAGTACGGCCTTCCCGTCGCTTTATCATGCCGTCGAGATCACGGTCGTGGAGAACGATAAAGCCGCTGCCTATGTCTCTTACACGGGCAAGCATGAGGGCGAGCTTTTCGGCCATCCCGCTTCGGGCAACAGGGTCAGCTTCTCCGGAGCCTCCTTTTTCCATTTCCGTAACGGCAGAATCGCCTCCATCAACGTGCTCGGGGACCTGAATACACTGCTGTCGCAGTTGTCTTAGACACTTTTCTCTGTTACAATTAAGTTAAAAAGACAAATTCAGTCTTCTGAAAGTGAGTAACGTATTTTGAAGAAACGGACCTTCCTGGCGATCCTTTGTTTTGTAGCCTTTACCGCGCTGTACGGTGCGGAAACGGCCGGGCAGCAGCCCCCTGTCATAGAACCGGCCGAAATGAGCTGGAGTGACGAGGAGGCGGATGCGGGCGAGATCGGCACGAAACAGGTCATCGGTATCGTCGAAAAGGTCTTCGTCGAACCGGGCGCGATGCTCCTTGAAGGACGGATCGATACCGGGGCCAACACGACGTCGATCGGTGCGGAGAACCTGCAGATCGTCAACGAAGACGGCCAGGACTGGGCGCTCTTCAGCGTCAAGGGGACCCCGATCCGCGCGAAGGTCGTCCGTTATGTCAAAATCAAACAGCATGGCGCCCCTTCGCAGCGCCGTGCCGTCGTTATGCTCAAAGTCACGATCAGCGACGTGACGCAGGCGGTCGAGGTGACCCTGACCGACCGGAGCAACTTCAAATACAAAATCCTGATCGGCGTCAATTTCCTGCGTGACCACTTTATTGTCGACGTCAGCCGGAAATTTGTCAAAGAACTGGTGGAAATGCCGTGATCTCTTCACGTTTTCAGGTAATGATGATCGCCATGCTGCTGGCGATGACGGGGCTTTTTGTCGCCTGGTACAAGGTTGTCTACCTCGGGGTCCCGGTCACACCGCATGACAAGCGTTCCGTCTTTACCGTTACGGCGGAAGTCGACCTCGAAGGGACGGGGGCACCCGCATCGGTCTCGCTGCGCCTGCCCTCGACACAGCCGGGAATGAAGATCCTCGAACGTGAGGGTGAGGCCGGCGAGTTCGGTATGACGACGGCCCTAATGGACGACGGCGAACTGCTGCACTGGACAAAGCGCAGTTTCGACGCGAAAAGCAAACTCTTTTACAAGATCCGGGTGACGCCCGAACCCCTCTATGAACCGCAGGACAGTCAGGCGCTCTGGGATACGACCCCGGCATATGACGACACCCAGTTCTGGGACGCTTCCGAACAGGCCGCCGCGGCGGGTATTCTGAACTATGCCCGGGAGCATTCGGCCGACGCGATCTCCTTGGCGGCGCAGCTGATCGACATGTTCAATACCGAAATGCCGACCGATGCCGTCAAAGAGCTTCAGGCAAAGAAAAACGAAACGACCGCCTCGCTAGTCATGGCGCTGCTGGCCCGCGAAAAGATCACGTTCCGCAAGGTACGCGGGATCATGCTTGAAGACGGCCAGAAGAAACGCCGCGCCGTGACGCTGCTCGAGGTCAAAGGGGCAGACGAGTCGGGTTACTTCAGTTTCAAAACGGGACAGATCACGCTGCCGGAGAACTTCTTTGTCTGGTCGCTCGGGAACCGGGCGATGATGACGACCAAGGGGATCGCCAAGGCACGCCTCCGTTTCTCCGTCAGCGAGGCCAAAGTAGCGGCCTCGATGCTCAGCAAGCGCGAAATGCTCAAGCAGGGGAACGATTTCCTCAATTTTTCGCTTTACGCCCTGCCGAGCTCCCAGCAGAATGCCTTCAAACAGCTACTGCTGATCCCGATCGGCGCGCTGGTAGTCGTCATTTTCCGTATCCTTATCGGTATCCGGACGATGGGGACCTTTATGCCGGTGCTTTTTGCCCTGGCCTTCATCCAGACGACGCTGATCAGCGGCCTGGCGATGTTCTTCGTCATCGTTTCGAGCGGTCTCATCGTCCGCAGCTACCTTTCGCGGCTGCAGCTGCTGCTGGTGGCGAGGATCTCCGCCGTGATCATCGTCGTCATCAGTATCATGTCGGTGATGAGTATCGTCAGTTTCAAGCTCGGCATCGACGAGGTGCTCAAAATCACCTTCTTCCCGATGATCATCCTTTCCTGGACAATCGAACGGATGTCGATCCTGTGGGAAGAGAGCGGGGCGCGCGAGGCGCTGACCCAGGTCGGCGGTTCCCTCGTCGTTGCGATCGCCGCCTTTTTCGCGATGGATAACGACTTCGTACGCCACCTGACCTTCACCTTCCCGGAACTGCAGCTGCTGGTCCTGGCCATGGTCATCCTGGTCGGCCGTTACACCGGCTACCGCATCACCGAACTGGTGCGCTTTGCACCACTGGCCGGACGATGAAATTCGTGACCTTCGGTGCGCTGCGGCGCAAAGGAATCGTCGGGATGAACTACCGCAACGTCGAGCTCATCGGCCGCTACAACCCGCGCAGCCACTATCCGCTGGTCGATAACAAACTGATGACGAAGGAGCTGGCGACCGCGTCCGGCGTACCGGTCACCGAACTCTACGCAACGATCGAACGCCAGTCCCAGCTGCGCAACCTCCATGACATCCTTGCCCCCTTTGAGAGCTTCGTCGTCAAGCCCGATTACGGCAGCGGCGGGAAGGGGATCGTCGTCATCACGCACCGCGAAGGCGACACCTTCATCAAGGCGAGCGGCGATGCGCTCTCACTGAACGACCTGCGCAAGCACATCTCCAATATCCTCAGCGGACTTTACTCGCTGGGCGGCCGGTACGACACGGCCATCATCGAAAAGGTCGTCGCGTTCGACCCGATGTTCGCCGATTACAGTTTCGAAGGGGTACCGGATATCCGTATCATCGTTTACCGCGGGTACCCCGTCATGGCGATGATGCGCTGCCCGACCCGGGAGAGCGACGGCAAGGCGAACCTGCACCAGGGGGCGGTCGGCGTCGGGCTTAGCCTGAAAGATGGCTCGGCCCTCTCGGCGGTCATTCATGACCGCCCCGTCACGCACCACCCCGACACCCACCACGATTTCGCCAAACTGAAGGTCCCGCAGTGGGAAGCGGTTCTGACGATGGCGGCGTCTTGTTACGAGATGACGGGCCTGGGATACCTGGGGGCCGATATCGTGTTCGACAAGAATGACGGGGCGCTGATGCTCGAGCTCAATGCCCGCCCGGGGCTGGCGATCCAGATCGCCAACGGGCGGGGGCTGCGCGAGCGCCTGGAGACGGTCGACCGGCAGAAACAGCCGCGTTCGGCCGCCGAACGCGTGCTCTACAGCATGAACTATATCGAATAACGGGACGGACGGTACGATGAAGACATACGGCCTGACACTGGAGCAGCAGGACGAAGCGCTGCGCATCCACGCGGAGAACCTGGCGCTTGCACCCTACCAGGCGGAGCTGATCAAGCTGCAGCAGCATATCGAGCGCAACCGTCTGAAAATGATGGTTCTTTTCGAAGGGCGCGATGCTGCGGGCAAGGGGACGACGATCGGAAGTGTGAGCCGGTTTATGAACCCGAAGCACTACCGCATCGTCGCACTCGGAAAGCCGACGGAGGAGGAGCGCTCCCAGTGGTATTTCCAGCGCTACATCAAACACTTCCCCCATTTCGGCGAACTGGTGCTTTTTGACCGCAGCTGGTACAACCGGGCGATGGTCGAACCGGTCTTCGGCTTCTGCACGCCGCGCGAACACGCGCTTTTTCTCAAACACGTCGTCCCGTTTGAACAGGCGCTGACGGAAGAGGGGATGCTTCTCGTCAAACTCTATTTCAGCGTGAGCAAGCAGAAGCAGGCCATGCGTTTCGAACAGCGCCGGAGCGACCCGCTGCGCCGCTGGAAACTCAGCGAGATCGATATGCAGGCGCAGAGCATGTGGGACCAGTTTACGCAGATGAAATACCAGATGCTGACGGTCACGGACCACGCGGCAGCGCCCTGGTACGTTATCCGCTCCAGCGACAAGCACAAGGCGAGGATCGAGACGATGAAGCTGCTGCTGCGTCAGGTCGAGTATGAAGGGCGCGACGACAGCCTTGTGTTCGCGCCGGATCCGAAAGTCTGCTTCTCCGGGCGGCAGGAGCTGATGCTCATGGAACAGCACGGCAAGGGACACAGCTCATGACCGGGGCTGGTTTCGGCGAGTTTCTCGACACGCTCAAGTACCTTGTCCGCCGCCCCTCCGTCGTCGGTGCGGAACACCCGTTTTTCCTGACCCTCAAACGCGAACTTGATGAACTGGGAATCGAAACGACGCTGTATGAAGGGGTGCTTTTTGCCCGCGGCCGGCGGCCCGAATCGGGAGCGCTGTCGGCGCATATCGACCGCCACGGCCTTATCTGCACGGGCCCGAACGAGTTCCAGTACGCGGCGTTTCTGACCCAGAACCGTGCCGACCTGAGCGGCAACTCCGTGGCCGAGCAGACGATGAACACGATCTCGGAACGTTTCGCCGGGCAGGCAGTCCAGGCGTATGAACCCTGGTCCGGCACCTACATCGGGCTGGGCAATATCGAGAAGGCCTATATCTGCCCGCGGCGCAACAACCTGATCTTTGAAGTGAAGGGGCTGGAGTACCTCATGCCGGGAACGCCGGTCGCGTACGTCGATTCGCTGCGGATCAATGAAGGGATGCTCTCCGCCCAGCTCGACAACGTCATCAGCGCGGCACTGATCCTGCATCTCTACCGCAGCGGGTACGAGGGAACGGCCTTTTTTACCGCGCAGGAGGAGGCGGGGAAAAGCTGGCGTTTCGTGCTGGAGTGGTACCGCCGTTTCGACGGGGCGACGGACAGGCTCCTGGTGCTCGATACGAGCCCTTTCCCCGACCGTGCGGCAGCCGATGCACAGGACCTCGTCCTGCGCTACCGGGATGCGAACGCCGCTTTCAACCAAACCTTTACGGAGGAGATAGCCGGACGCTGCGACCGGCTCGGGATCCGATACGGCTTCAAAGACCGCTATATCGCGGCGCAGAACGCCCATCTTGCCACGGGAGGGTCGGCAGCGTCGCTGGGAAGTACGGAGATGGGGCGTCTCGCCGCAGAGGGAACCCTCCAGGGCACGACGCTGCAGCTGCCGACGACGGGCTACCATACCGTCTCCGAAACGGTACGGACGGAGTCGGTCAAAAAGATGCTGCAGCTGCTCGCGGACCTCTATCTGTAAAAACCTGTTACGGTGTCAGGTGCAAGGGGCACTGGGATGCACCTGCCGACCGGACAACGGACTAGATAAGCGGCGGGTCCTGAAGCAGGGAGGGCATCGCCTCCCCGACGCTGCTTTCATCCAGGGCTTCGAGGGCCTCCAGGTGGGAGATGGTGTGCTCTTTCTCTTTCGTGGCGATATGGAAAATCGCATCCCCTTCGTAGACCAGCGGCGTCTCCAGACGGCCGATGACAATCCCGTCGAATTCGGCATGGACCTCGATCACCTCCTGCTGCAGCGGTACATCGATCTGGGCCAGCAGATCACCCGCCTGCACAAAACTCCCCGGCCCCTTGAAACTCCGCATCAGCCCGCTTTGGGGTGAGCGGAGCCATTTGCTGCTGCTGACCGTGACGGTGGGCAGTGTTTTCGGCGTATAGGTGGATTTTGGCAGCATCCCCAGATGACGCATAACGTGGACGATCCCCTTGAGACCCGTACGGATGGAGAACTCGTCGTAGCGCAGCGCTTCACCCCCTTCGTAGAGCAGGATAGGCACCCCTTTTTCCACGGCGGCTTCGCGCAGGGAACCGTCGCGCAGTGCCGAGTGCATCAGGACCGGTGCCCGGAATGCTTCGGCCATCGCGAGGGTCTTTTCGTCGTCGAGATTGGCCCGGACCTGCGGAAAGTTCGAGCGGTGGACGGCACCGGTGTGCAGGTCGATGCCCGCGTCGGCCTTTTCGACGATCTCGTCCATGAAGATCTTGGCAACCCTGGAGGCGAGGCTCCCCTTCTGCATGCCGGGGAAAGAGCGGTTGAGATCGCGCCGGTCGGGAAGGTAGCGCGAGTGCTGGATCAGGCCGTAGGGGTTGACGACGGGGACGGCAATGAGGGTACCGCGGAGCTTGGCAAGCTGGGGCAGCTGCAGCAGGCGGCGGATGATCTCGATACCGTTGAGTTCGTCCCCGTGGACGGTCGCACTGACAAAGAGAGTCGGCCCTTTGCGTTTGCCCCGGACGACCTTGACGGGCATGTCGATCCGTTTCTCGGAGTAGAGGGAAGGCAGGGGGATCGGGATGACTTTGCGCTCCCCTTTGGCAACCGGCGTGCCTGCGATCTCGAACATGGCGCGCCCCTTTACATCGGCGAAAGCCTCGGCTTCTTGGCCCGGGGCTTGCTGCTGGCCTTTTCAAGGTGCTGGATGATAAGACCGGCGATATCTTTCCCGGACGCGGATTCGATGCCTTTGAGGCCCGGAGAGGAGTTGACCTCCATGATCAGCGGGCCGCGCTTGGAGCGGAGCATGTCCACCCCGCACACCTGCAGGCCCATCGCCTTGGCGGCGGCGACGGCGGTGGCGCGTTCGTCCGGTGTGATCTTGACCACCCTGGCGCTGCCGCCGCGGTGGAGGTTGGAGCGGAACTCGCCCTCGGGTCCCTGGCGCTTCATCGCGGCAACGACCTTGTCGCCGATGACGAGGCAGCGGATATCCGCGCCGCCGGCTTCTTTGATGAACTCCTGGACCATGATATTGGCATTGAGGCCCATAAACGCCTGGATGACGCTCTCGGCGGCTTTTTTCGTTTCAGCCAGGACGACGCCGATCCCCTGGGTGCCTTCGAGCAGCTTGATGACGACCGGGGCACCCCCGACCATGTCGAGAACGTCCTCGATATCGTCGGGGTTGCGGGCAAACCCGGTCACGGGCATGCCGACCCCTTTGCGGGCGAGCAGCTGCATCGAGCGGAGTTTGTCCCGGGCGCGGCTGATGGCGATGGAGTCGTTGAGCGATGTGAGCCCCATTACCTCGAACTGGCGCAGCACTGCCGTACCGTAGAAGGTGATCGAGGCTCCGATCCGGGGAATAACGGCA is from Sulfurimonas sp. HSL-1656 and encodes:
- a CDS encoding ABC transporter permease, which translates into the protein MKTQRSLTNYLLRRFLRFDREQPFIFLSAMLAFLGIMLGVMVLIIAMALMNGFDNEFKKKLTIMNYPLTIVPRFYGSVNTSLLLDLEHDFPQLKFSPYVAASVIARSGSQLEGGYLFGVDYQAEREVNPVVAKALETLPEGGFKVVVGEALLESFALTEGDRLMYIFTQIEPGGLAVTPKLKRFVIAGAFDSGLSAYDKAYSYTDLHSLQTIMHLPDNVYDGIHIMTDDPQAVIEEVRKVLPAGARIKGWWEDNVNFFAALELEKRSLFIVLMLIILIAAVNIISSLLMTVMNRRSEIALLISLGASPAQIKKLFLKLGVVIGIGGIVTGAILGLSGVWVLQTFDIISLPKHVYPTARLALDLSWQDFVSILGGAFAIVVLSSWYPAKKASEVDVLTVLRNE
- a CDS encoding cytochrome c peroxidase, whose translation is MKKECVAGLGILMMLLGGCNDTNESGLDPQKVTLGEAFFNDTNLSNMGNQSCASCHDAAHAFSEARTQTAQNDFGAVSIGDDNVSLGDRNAPTAMYAAYFAAFHFDDEAGEGEGGGGLWLGGQFHDGRAADLTAQAKGPFLNPVEMQMPDLNSVVARVKVNPAYVTEMTALYGADVFDDDTVAYEAVADAIAAFEKSDVFAPFDSKYDRWLKGEAELTELERRGLELFVREDKGNCAACHPNFGSDGAPALFTDGTFDNLGVPVNEAVRTDPNNPLSGVAGYRDLGLGQTTGDSSLNGAFKVATLRNIAVTGPYMHNGVFKTLKAVVHFYNTRDVTDALNPETGAPWRTPEVPETINVDELGNLGLSEEEEDAIVAFLKTLTDARYESLL
- a CDS encoding DUF695 domain-containing protein, with amino-acid sequence MNVTYTTKNEENTPVTIEANLDFEPQSDDTVWMLWCFVPLKTPDAEGGCGEAERAVLDTIRETLGERLELRNGALYAGMRLQEGWAELYFYAAWSKGAEQQFRDLFKQHGYGQIEYGATRDTHHAFYHDTLAPDPFELQQAKSAEIIAELAAAGDDLNVARPVEHYLFFQTHSAMQRAAAALAEEGVRIETDLEEEGHYPYGMLYERTHACTPEALEEVTLPLLETVLEAHGIYLGWSTSLAGSEG
- a CDS encoding 1-acyl-sn-glycerol-3-phosphate acyltransferase — encoded protein: MRKWLLRLLWVAAALLISLRYRVRAVGRERVPAAGAVLLLGNHVSWLDWLLVQIALRRRLLRYMMERSIYESPVLRWMFRLGRTIPVSSKASKQAFEEAAAALNAGEAVGIFPEGGISRRCEIEKFYRGFEIIASQSHQGEIVPFYIEGMCGSRLSYTRKTHAGRRWSLRRPVTVVFGAPMPLGSSADTVRGAVMQLKDTIAQ
- a CDS encoding diacylglycerol kinase; its protein translation is MLNKPEYTLFKNTRYALSGLIEVIRNESSFKLQLLLFFGMGTFAWLLPISPLYSAVLSISLFIPLLAELANSAVERVVDLVTLEYHELAKRAKDAGAALVFVSLVMTGAIWISTLLIAFYF
- a CDS encoding ester cyclase, translating into MEPRQLLQQYYEMWNDKDFSKADALLDPDVRFRGSLGIEANGLVGFKDYADLFSTAFPSLYHAVEITVVENDKAAAYVSYTGKHEGELFGHPASGNRVSFSGASFFHFRNGRIASINVLGDLNTLLSQLS
- a CDS encoding RimK/LysX family protein, coding for MKKRTFLAILCFVAFTALYGAETAGQQPPVIEPAEMSWSDEEADAGEIGTKQVIGIVEKVFVEPGAMLLEGRIDTGANTTSIGAENLQIVNEDGQDWALFSVKGTPIRAKVVRYVKIKQHGAPSQRRAVVMLKVTISDVTQAVEVTLTDRSNFKYKILIGVNFLRDHFIVDVSRKFVKELVEMP
- a CDS encoding UUP1 family membrane protein, giving the protein MISSRFQVMMIAMLLAMTGLFVAWYKVVYLGVPVTPHDKRSVFTVTAEVDLEGTGAPASVSLRLPSTQPGMKILEREGEAGEFGMTTALMDDGELLHWTKRSFDAKSKLFYKIRVTPEPLYEPQDSQALWDTTPAYDDTQFWDASEQAAAAGILNYAREHSADAISLAAQLIDMFNTEMPTDAVKELQAKKNETTASLVMALLAREKITFRKVRGIMLEDGQKKRRAVTLLEVKGADESGYFSFKTGQITLPENFFVWSLGNRAMMTTKGIAKARLRFSVSEAKVAASMLSKREMLKQGNDFLNFSLYALPSSQQNAFKQLLLIPIGALVVVIFRILIGIRTMGTFMPVLFALAFIQTTLISGLAMFFVIVSSGLIVRSYLSRLQLLLVARISAVIIVVISIMSVMSIVSFKLGIDEVLKITFFPMIILSWTIERMSILWEESGAREALTQVGGSLVVAIAAFFAMDNDFVRHLTFTFPELQLLVLAMVILVGRYTGYRITELVRFAPLAGR